A section of the Gallus gallus isolate bGalGal1 chromosome 4, bGalGal1.mat.broiler.GRCg7b, whole genome shotgun sequence genome encodes:
- the PCDH7 gene encoding protocadherin-7 isoform X8 yields MRKMRTLFGFVHCCCCCFLLLLPPPLRVSLAAAKQLLRYRLAEEGPADIRIGNVAADLGIVTGSGEVTFSLESGSDYLKIDNMTGELSTTERRIDREKLPQCQMIFDENECFLDFEVSVIGPSQSWVDLFEGRVIILDINDNTPTFPSPVLTLTVEENRPVGTLYLLPTATDRDFGRNGIERYELLQEPGGDGGRRGGGGGGGGGGGGGGGGGGAAAAGPESALYPSGSKRRQEAEARSSVFELQVADTLDGEKQPQLIVKGALDREQRDSYELSLRVRDGGEPARSSQAILRVLITDVNDNSPRFEKSVYEADLAENSSPGTPILQLRAADLDVGVNGQIEYVFGAATESVRRLLRLDETSGWLSVLHRIDREEVNQLRFTVMARDRGQPPKTDKATVVLNIRDENDNVPTIDIRKIGRIPLRDGVASVAEDVLVDTPIALVQVSDRDQGENGVVTCTVVGDVPFQLKPASEGEGEPQNKRKYFLHTSAPLDYEAVRDYNVVIVAVDSGSPSLSSNNSLLVRVADTNDNPPVFGQAVLEVSFPENNLPGERVATVVATDADSGKNAELTYSLEPSPLSSESPSGIFSIDPDSGDVSVQVVLDREQRDTYEFQVTARDKGVPSLQGSTMVVVRVADRNDNEPRFMQDVFTFYVKENLQPNSPVGMVTVMDFDKGRNAELSLSIQPSEHDQATGIFSIENDTGTIYSTVSFDREQQTSYTFKVKAVDGGEPSRSATATVSLFVMDENDNAPTVTFPSNSSYTVLPPSSNMRTVVATVVATDADTGLNADLNYSIVGGNPFKLFEIDPASGVVSLVGKLAPKHYGLHRLVVQVNDSGQPPQSTTTLLHVFVNESLSNATVVESQVARSLHTPLAQDIAGDPSYELSKQRLSIVIGVVAGIMTVILLILVVVMARYCRSKGKHGYEAGKKDHEDFFTPQQHDKAKKPKKDKKGKKGKQPLYSSIVTVEASKPNGQRYDSVNEKLSDSPGMGRYRSVNGGPGSPDLARHYKSSSPLPTVQLHPQSPTAGKKHQAVQDLPPANTFVGAGDNISIGSDHCSEYSCQAGSKYSKQIQGLCQM; encoded by the coding sequence atgaggaaaatgcGGACTCTTTTCGGCTTtgtgcattgctgctgctgctgcttcttgctcCTCCTGCCTCCGCCGCTCCGGGTCAGCCTGGCAGCGgccaagcagctgctgaggTACCGGCTGGCCGAGGAGGGACCCGCCGACATCCGCATCGGCAACGTGGCCGCCGATCTGGGCATCGTGACGGGCTCCGGAGAGGTGACATTCAGCCTGGAATCAGGCTCCGACTACCTCAAGATCGATAACATGACCGGGGAGCTGAGCACCACCGAGCGGCGCATCGACCGCGAGAAGCTGCCGCAGTGCCAGATGATCTTCGACGAGAACGAGTGCTTCCTAGACTTCGAGGTGTCGGTCATCGGCCCCTCGCAAAGCTGGGTGGACCTCTTCGAGGGCCGGGTCATCATCCTGGACATCAACGACAACACCCCCACCTTCCCTTCTCCTGTCCTCACGCTCACCGTGGAGGAGAACCGGCCCGTGGGGACCCTCTACCTACTCCCCACCGCCACCGATAGGGATTTCGGCCGCAACGGCATCGAGCGCTACGAGCTGCTTCAGGAGCCCGGCGGGGACGGGGGacggcgcggcggcggcgggggcggcggcggcggcggcggcggcggcggcggcgggggcggtGCGGCGGCGGCCGGCCCGGAGAGCGCCCTCTACCCCAGCGGCAGCAAGCGGAGGCAGGAAGCGGAGGCCCGCAGCAGCGTGTTTGAGCTGCAGGTGGCCGACACCCTGGACGGGGAGAAGCAACCGCAGCTGATCGTCAAGGGGGCGCTAGACCGGGAGCAGCGGGACTCCTACGAACTGAGCCTGCGCGTGCGCGACGGCGGCGAGCCCGCGCGTTCCTCGCAGGCCATCTTGCGGGTGCTGATCACCGACGTGAACGACAACAGCCCCCGCTTCGAGAAGAGTGTCTACGAGGCCGACCTGGCGGAGAACAGCAGCCCCGGGACCCCTATCCTGCAGCTGCGAGCCGCTGACCTGGATGTAGGGGTGAACGGGCAAATCGAGTATGTCTTTGGGGCAGCCACTGAGTCAGTGAGGCGGCTGCTGCGGCTGGATGAGACCTCAGGCTGGCTTAGTGTCCTGCACCGCATTGACCGTGAGGAGGTTAACCAGCTGCGCTTCACCGTGATGGCCCGAGACCGTGGGCAGCCCCCTAAGACAGACAAGGCCACGGTGGTGCTGAACATCCGTGATGAGAATGACAATGTGCCCACCATCGATATCCGAAAGATTGGGCGCATCCCACTGCGGGATGGAGTGGCCAGCGTGGCTGAGGACGTGCTGGTGGATACCCCCATTGCTCTGGTGCAGGTGTCAGACCGGGACCAAGGCGAAAATGGTGTGGTGACCTGCACTGTGGTGGGAGATGTGCCCTTTCAGCTCAAGCCAGCCAGTGAGGGTGAAGGGGAGCCACAGAACAAGCGCAAGTACTTCCTCCACACCTCAGCCCCTCTGGACTATGAGGCAGTGCGCGACTACAATGTGGTGATCGTAGCCGTGGACTCAGGCAGCCCTAGCTTGTCCAGCAACAACTCCTTGCTGGTGCGGGTCGCAGACACTAATGACAACCCTCCTGTGTTTGGCCAGGCTGTACTGGAGGTCTCTTTCCCAGAGAACAATCTGCCTGGTGAGAGGGTGGCCACGGTGGTGGCCACAGATGCGGACAGCGGCAAGAATGCTGAGCTCACCTACTCCCTGGAGCCCTCACCCCTCTCCTCGGAGTCACCGAGCGGCATCTTCAGCATTGACCCTGACTCTGGGGATGTGTCTGTGCAGGTGGTGCTGGACCGTGAGCAGCGTGACACCTATGAGTTCCAAGTGACGGCCCGAGACAAGGGGGTACCATCACTGCAGGGCTCCACCATGGTGGTGGTGCGGGTGGCGGATCGCAATGACAATGAACCGCGCTTCATGCAGGATGTGTTCACTTTCTATGTGAAGGAGAACCTGCAGCCCAACAGCCCCGTGGGCATGGTGACTGTGATGGACTTTGACAAGGGGCGCAATGCTGAGCTCAGCCTCTCCATACAGCCCAGTGAACATGACCAGGCAACTGGCATCTTCTCTATTGAAAATGACACAGGAACAATCTACTCCACAGTCTCATTTGACCGGGAGCAGCAGACCAGCTACACCTTCAAAGTGAAGGCTGTGGATGGGGGTGAGCCATCACGCTCAGCCACTGCTACTGTGTCCCTCTTCGTAATGGATGAAAATGACAACGCACCCACTGTCACCTTCCCCAGCAACAGCTCCTATACTGTGTTGCCACCCTCGAGCAACATGCGCACTGTAGTGGCTACAGTGGTGGCCACTGATGCTGACACCGGCCTCAACGCTGACCTCAACTACAGCATTGTTGGAGGAAACCCCTTCAAGCTCTTCGAGATTGATCCAGCCAGTGGTGTGGTGTCACTGGTGGGCAAGCTGGCTCCCAAGCACTATGGCCTGCACCGCCTTGTTGTACAAGTGAATGACAGTGGCCAGCCACCCCAGTCAACAACCACCCTGCTCCATGTCTTCGTCAATGAGAGCTTGTCCAATGCCACTGTGGTGGAGAGCCAGGTGGCACGCAGCCTCCACACACCCCTGGCCCAGGACATCGCTGGTGATCCCAGCTACGAGCTGAGCAAGCAGCGCCTCAGCATTGTCATCGGTGTGGTGGCTGGCATCATGACTGTCATCCTCCTCATCCTGGTGGTGGTCATGGCCCGCTACTGCCGCTCTAAGGGCAAGCATGGCTATGAGGCTGGCAAGAAGGACCATGAGGACTTCTTCACCCCACAGCAGCATGACAAGGCCAAGAAGCCCAAGAAGgacaagaaaggcaaaaagggCAAGCAGCCCCTCTACAGCAGCATTGTCACTGTTGAGGCTTCCAAGCCCAACGGGCAGCGCTATGACAGCGTGAATGAGAAGCTCTCGGACAGCCCGGGCATGGGTCGCTACCGTTCAGTCAACGGTGGCCCGGGCAGCCCTGACCTAGCCCGACATTACAAGTCGAGCTCACCACTGCCCACCGTGCAGCTGCACCCACAGTCccccactgctggcaaaaaGCACCAGGCCGTGCAGGACCTGCCCCCGGCCAACACCTTCGTGGGCGCTGGTGACAACATCTCCATCGGTTCGGACCACTGCTCCGAGTACAGCTGCCAGGCCGGCAGCAAGTACAGCAAGCAG
- the PCDH7 gene encoding protocadherin-7 isoform X7: MRKMRTLFGFVHCCCCCFLLLLPPPLRVSLAAAKQLLRYRLAEEGPADIRIGNVAADLGIVTGSGEVTFSLESGSDYLKIDNMTGELSTTERRIDREKLPQCQMIFDENECFLDFEVSVIGPSQSWVDLFEGRVIILDINDNTPTFPSPVLTLTVEENRPVGTLYLLPTATDRDFGRNGIERYELLQEPGGDGGRRGGGGGGGGGGGGGGGGGGAAAAGPESALYPSGSKRRQEAEARSSVFELQVADTLDGEKQPQLIVKGALDREQRDSYELSLRVRDGGEPARSSQAILRVLITDVNDNSPRFEKSVYEADLAENSSPGTPILQLRAADLDVGVNGQIEYVFGAATESVRRLLRLDETSGWLSVLHRIDREEVNQLRFTVMARDRGQPPKTDKATVVLNIRDENDNVPTIDIRKIGRIPLRDGVASVAEDVLVDTPIALVQVSDRDQGENGVVTCTVVGDVPFQLKPASEGEGEPQNKRKYFLHTSAPLDYEAVRDYNVVIVAVDSGSPSLSSNNSLLVRVADTNDNPPVFGQAVLEVSFPENNLPGERVATVVATDADSGKNAELTYSLEPSPLSSESPSGIFSIDPDSGDVSVQVVLDREQRDTYEFQVTARDKGVPSLQGSTMVVVRVADRNDNEPRFMQDVFTFYVKENLQPNSPVGMVTVMDFDKGRNAELSLSIQPSEHDQATGIFSIENDTGTIYSTVSFDREQQTSYTFKVKAVDGGEPSRSATATVSLFVMDENDNAPTVTFPSNSSYTVLPPSSNMRTVVATVVATDADTGLNADLNYSIVGGNPFKLFEIDPASGVVSLVGKLAPKHYGLHRLVVQVNDSGQPPQSTTTLLHVFVNESLSNATVVESQVARSLHTPLAQDIAGDPSYELSKQRLSIVIGVVAGIMTVILLILVVVMARYCRSKGKHGYEAGKKDHEDFFTPQQHDKAKKPKKDKKGKKGKQPLYSSIVTVEASKPNGQRYDSVNEKLSDSPGMGRYRSVNGGPGSPDLARHYKSSSPLPTVQLHPQSPTAGKKHQAVQDLPPANTFVGAGDNISIGSDHCSEYSCQAGSKYSKQESLLTAST, from the coding sequence atgaggaaaatgcGGACTCTTTTCGGCTTtgtgcattgctgctgctgctgcttcttgctcCTCCTGCCTCCGCCGCTCCGGGTCAGCCTGGCAGCGgccaagcagctgctgaggTACCGGCTGGCCGAGGAGGGACCCGCCGACATCCGCATCGGCAACGTGGCCGCCGATCTGGGCATCGTGACGGGCTCCGGAGAGGTGACATTCAGCCTGGAATCAGGCTCCGACTACCTCAAGATCGATAACATGACCGGGGAGCTGAGCACCACCGAGCGGCGCATCGACCGCGAGAAGCTGCCGCAGTGCCAGATGATCTTCGACGAGAACGAGTGCTTCCTAGACTTCGAGGTGTCGGTCATCGGCCCCTCGCAAAGCTGGGTGGACCTCTTCGAGGGCCGGGTCATCATCCTGGACATCAACGACAACACCCCCACCTTCCCTTCTCCTGTCCTCACGCTCACCGTGGAGGAGAACCGGCCCGTGGGGACCCTCTACCTACTCCCCACCGCCACCGATAGGGATTTCGGCCGCAACGGCATCGAGCGCTACGAGCTGCTTCAGGAGCCCGGCGGGGACGGGGGacggcgcggcggcggcgggggcggcggcggcggcggcggcggcggcggcggcgggggcggtGCGGCGGCGGCCGGCCCGGAGAGCGCCCTCTACCCCAGCGGCAGCAAGCGGAGGCAGGAAGCGGAGGCCCGCAGCAGCGTGTTTGAGCTGCAGGTGGCCGACACCCTGGACGGGGAGAAGCAACCGCAGCTGATCGTCAAGGGGGCGCTAGACCGGGAGCAGCGGGACTCCTACGAACTGAGCCTGCGCGTGCGCGACGGCGGCGAGCCCGCGCGTTCCTCGCAGGCCATCTTGCGGGTGCTGATCACCGACGTGAACGACAACAGCCCCCGCTTCGAGAAGAGTGTCTACGAGGCCGACCTGGCGGAGAACAGCAGCCCCGGGACCCCTATCCTGCAGCTGCGAGCCGCTGACCTGGATGTAGGGGTGAACGGGCAAATCGAGTATGTCTTTGGGGCAGCCACTGAGTCAGTGAGGCGGCTGCTGCGGCTGGATGAGACCTCAGGCTGGCTTAGTGTCCTGCACCGCATTGACCGTGAGGAGGTTAACCAGCTGCGCTTCACCGTGATGGCCCGAGACCGTGGGCAGCCCCCTAAGACAGACAAGGCCACGGTGGTGCTGAACATCCGTGATGAGAATGACAATGTGCCCACCATCGATATCCGAAAGATTGGGCGCATCCCACTGCGGGATGGAGTGGCCAGCGTGGCTGAGGACGTGCTGGTGGATACCCCCATTGCTCTGGTGCAGGTGTCAGACCGGGACCAAGGCGAAAATGGTGTGGTGACCTGCACTGTGGTGGGAGATGTGCCCTTTCAGCTCAAGCCAGCCAGTGAGGGTGAAGGGGAGCCACAGAACAAGCGCAAGTACTTCCTCCACACCTCAGCCCCTCTGGACTATGAGGCAGTGCGCGACTACAATGTGGTGATCGTAGCCGTGGACTCAGGCAGCCCTAGCTTGTCCAGCAACAACTCCTTGCTGGTGCGGGTCGCAGACACTAATGACAACCCTCCTGTGTTTGGCCAGGCTGTACTGGAGGTCTCTTTCCCAGAGAACAATCTGCCTGGTGAGAGGGTGGCCACGGTGGTGGCCACAGATGCGGACAGCGGCAAGAATGCTGAGCTCACCTACTCCCTGGAGCCCTCACCCCTCTCCTCGGAGTCACCGAGCGGCATCTTCAGCATTGACCCTGACTCTGGGGATGTGTCTGTGCAGGTGGTGCTGGACCGTGAGCAGCGTGACACCTATGAGTTCCAAGTGACGGCCCGAGACAAGGGGGTACCATCACTGCAGGGCTCCACCATGGTGGTGGTGCGGGTGGCGGATCGCAATGACAATGAACCGCGCTTCATGCAGGATGTGTTCACTTTCTATGTGAAGGAGAACCTGCAGCCCAACAGCCCCGTGGGCATGGTGACTGTGATGGACTTTGACAAGGGGCGCAATGCTGAGCTCAGCCTCTCCATACAGCCCAGTGAACATGACCAGGCAACTGGCATCTTCTCTATTGAAAATGACACAGGAACAATCTACTCCACAGTCTCATTTGACCGGGAGCAGCAGACCAGCTACACCTTCAAAGTGAAGGCTGTGGATGGGGGTGAGCCATCACGCTCAGCCACTGCTACTGTGTCCCTCTTCGTAATGGATGAAAATGACAACGCACCCACTGTCACCTTCCCCAGCAACAGCTCCTATACTGTGTTGCCACCCTCGAGCAACATGCGCACTGTAGTGGCTACAGTGGTGGCCACTGATGCTGACACCGGCCTCAACGCTGACCTCAACTACAGCATTGTTGGAGGAAACCCCTTCAAGCTCTTCGAGATTGATCCAGCCAGTGGTGTGGTGTCACTGGTGGGCAAGCTGGCTCCCAAGCACTATGGCCTGCACCGCCTTGTTGTACAAGTGAATGACAGTGGCCAGCCACCCCAGTCAACAACCACCCTGCTCCATGTCTTCGTCAATGAGAGCTTGTCCAATGCCACTGTGGTGGAGAGCCAGGTGGCACGCAGCCTCCACACACCCCTGGCCCAGGACATCGCTGGTGATCCCAGCTACGAGCTGAGCAAGCAGCGCCTCAGCATTGTCATCGGTGTGGTGGCTGGCATCATGACTGTCATCCTCCTCATCCTGGTGGTGGTCATGGCCCGCTACTGCCGCTCTAAGGGCAAGCATGGCTATGAGGCTGGCAAGAAGGACCATGAGGACTTCTTCACCCCACAGCAGCATGACAAGGCCAAGAAGCCCAAGAAGgacaagaaaggcaaaaagggCAAGCAGCCCCTCTACAGCAGCATTGTCACTGTTGAGGCTTCCAAGCCCAACGGGCAGCGCTATGACAGCGTGAATGAGAAGCTCTCGGACAGCCCGGGCATGGGTCGCTACCGTTCAGTCAACGGTGGCCCGGGCAGCCCTGACCTAGCCCGACATTACAAGTCGAGCTCACCACTGCCCACCGTGCAGCTGCACCCACAGTCccccactgctggcaaaaaGCACCAGGCCGTGCAGGACCTGCCCCCGGCCAACACCTTCGTGGGCGCTGGTGACAACATCTCCATCGGTTCGGACCACTGCTCCGAGTACAGCTGCCAGGCCGGCAGCAAGTACAGCAAGCAG